A window of the Chrysemys picta bellii isolate R12L10 chromosome 24, ASM1138683v2, whole genome shotgun sequence genome harbors these coding sequences:
- the NFE2L1 gene encoding endoplasmic reticulum membrane sensor NFE2L1 isoform X2 codes for MKKDIDLIDILWRQDIDLGAGREIFDYSHRQKESEVDKELSDGREHGDSWRSGGNETLDRNLLVDGETGESFPAQVPGVVDQTALSLEECLRLLEATFPFGENSEFPAADASHLNEAVPSESESSVIQSGLLSPLLTETESPFDLEQQWQDLMSIMEMQAMEVNNTTAEILYNGTNGDLLTANYSLAPNTPINQNVSLHQASLGSCTQDLSSLFSSEIESPSVASSSALLQLAPDNSTGLNTTFGSTNLSGIFFPPQLNSTVNETTGPELPDPLGGLLDEAMLDEISLMDLAIEEGFNPVQASQLEEEFDSDSGLSLDSSHSPVSFSSSEASSSSSSSSSSSSSFSEEGAVGYSSDSENVDFEETEGAVGYQPEYSKFCRMSYQDPSELRYLPYLEHVGHNHTYNMAPESKEKQSDFLDKQMSRDEHRARAMKIPFTNDKIINLPVEEFNELLSKYQLSEAQLSLIRDIRRRGKNKMAAQNCRKRKLDTILNLERDVGDLQRDKSKLLREKVEFLKSIRQMKQKVQNLYQEVFGRLRDENGQPYSPNQYSLQYASDGSVILIPRALADQQARRKERKQKDRRK; via the exons ATGAAAAAG GACATCGATTTGATTGACATCCTGTGGAGACAGGATATTGATCTCGGCGCTGGGCGAGAGATTTTTGACTACAGCCATCGCCAGAAGGAGAGCGAAGTGGACAAAGAACTGAGTGATGGGAGAGAGCATGGGGACAGCTGGAGGAGCGGAGGGAACGAGACCTTGGATAGAAACCTGCTAGTTGATGGAGAGACGGGGGAGAGTTTCCCTGCACAG GTGCCTGGCGTGGTGGATCAGACGGCCCTGTCGCTGGAGGAGTGCCTTAGGTTGCTGGAAGCCACCTTCCCCTTTGGGGAGAACTCTGAG TTTCCAGCTGCAGATGCCTCCCACCTAAATGAAGCTGTGCCTAGTGAAAGCGAGTCTTCAGTTATCCAGAGCGGCCTCCTGTCTCCTCTTCTGACGGAGACAGAGTCCCCATTCGATCTGGAGCAGCAGTGGCAGGACCTTATGTCTATAATGGAAATGCAG GCTATGGAAGTGAACAACACAACTGCTGAAATCCTGTATAATGGCACAAATGGAGACCTGCTGACTGCTAACTACAGTCTAGCTCCAAACACTCCCATCAATCAGAATGTCAGCCTGCATCAGGCATCTCTGGGTAGCTGCACACAGGACCTCTCCTCCCTCTTCAGCTCAGAGATTGAGAGTCCCTCCGTGGCTAGCAGCTCCGCTCTGCTCCAGCTGGCTCCTGACAACTCCACTGGCCTCAACACCACGTTTGGATCTACCAACTTGAGTGGGATCTTCTTCCCTCCACAGCTGAACAGCACAGTCAACGAGACAACTGGCCCTGAACTACCAGATCCATTAGGGGGTCTTCTAGATGAAGCCATGCTTGATGAGATCAGCTTGATGGACTTGGCTATTGAAGAAGGTTTCAACCCAGTGCAAGCCTCTCAGCTGGAAGAAGAGTTTGATTCTGACTCAGGGCTTTCTCTGGACTCTAGCCATAGTCCTGTTTCTTTCAGTAGTTCAGaagcctcttcttcctcctcctcctcctcctcctcttcttcctctttttctgAGGAAGGAGCTGTAGGCTACAGCTCAGACTCTGAAAATGTGGACTTTGAAGAAACGGAAGGGGCAGTTGGATACCAACCGGAGTACAGCAAGTTCTGCCGCATGAGCTATCAAGATCCATCAGAACTACGCTACTTGCCTTACCTGGAGCATGTTGGTCACAACCACACCTATAACATGGCACCTGAGAGCAAGGAGAAGCAATCTGACTTCCTGGATAAGCAGATGAGCCGGGACGAGCACCGAGCTAGAGCCATGAAGATCCCTTTCACCAATGACAAGATTATAAACCTGCCAGTGGAGGAGTTCAATGAACTTCTCTCCAAGTACCAGCTCAGTGAGGCACAGCTGAGCTTGATCCGGGACATCAGGAGGAGGGGCAAGAATAAGATGGCTGCCCAAAACTGCCGCAAGAGGAAACTGGACACCATCCTGAACTTAGAACGGGACGTGGGAGACTTGCAGAGGGACAAGTCCAAACTGCTCAGGGAGAAGGTGGAATTTCTCAAGTCCATTCGCCAGATGAAACAGAAGGTGCAAAACCTGTACCAGGAAGTGTTTGGGCGCCTGCGTGATGAGAATGGCCAGCCCTACTCTCCAAATCAATACTCCCTACAGTATGCCAGCGATGGCAGTGTTATCTTGATACCTCGCGCCTTGGCAGACCAGCAGGCCAGGCGGAAGGAGAGGAAACAGAAAGACAGGAGGAAGTGA
- the CBX1 gene encoding chromobox protein homolog 1, with amino-acid sequence MGKKQNKKKVEEVLEEEEEEYVVEKVLDRRVVKGKVEYLLKWKGFSDEDNTWEPEENLDCPDLIAEFLQSQKTAHESEKSEGSKRKAESDTEDRGEESKPKKKKEESEKPRGFARGFEPERIIGATDSSGELMFLMKWKNSDEADLVPAKEANIKCPQVVISFYEERLTWHSYPSEDDDKKEDKN; translated from the exons ATGGGAAAAAAGCAGAACAAGAAGAAAGTGGAGGAGGTcttagaggaagaagaggaggaataTGTGGTGGAGAAGGTCCTAGACCGGCGAGTGGTGAAAGGCAAAGTGGAGTATCTGCTGAAGTGGAAAGGCTTCTCGGA CGAGGATAACACATGGGAACCGGAGGAGAATCTCGACTGCCCCGACCTCATTGCAGAGTTTCTCCAGTCCCAGAAAACCGCACACGAGAGTGAGAAATCTGAGGGGAGTAAACGCAAAGCCGAATCTGACACAGAGGACAGAGGGGAGGAGAGCaaaccaaagaagaaaaaggaagag TCGGAGAAACCACGAGGCTTTGCCCGGGGGTTTGAACCTGAGCGGATCATCGGCGCCACAGATTCCAGCGGGGAGCTCATGTTCCTGATGAAATG GAAGAACTCTGATGAGGCTGACCTGGTCCCCGCAAAGGAAGCCAACATCAAGTGCCCCCAGGTGGTCATCTCGTTctatgaggagagactgacatGGCACTCTTACCCCTCGGAAGACGACGACAAGAAAGAGGACAAGAACTAA